One window from the genome of Pseudoalteromonas sp. '520P1 No. 423' encodes:
- a CDS encoding formylglycine-generating enzyme family protein: protein MRFLYAKIIDILTHKGEISGGDKQELNTLAHVAGLDETALMCFISEIELSIREQLIPLKNWLASLEKHISVIETDNKLKKALIESGKEIGLTELQITDFFKDKLQELKSNPTKLNEKKISRNNSENIQKYLKSIIQVCQAYKNKIIILITLIALTFTAISWIEHFQLEENAWKKAKETNDIDSYERFSQSFSNGEYDELAQSRADEIIHDKWTAAKVENSELAYKNYIEKNPQSPYLKQARDNLNQLITDKKNKFNQQDDAAWQNAQKINNEVSYQKYLSNYMSGKYAKQAENNLSHLVLMRKNKAIELDNQAWLLANKTDTEQSYTAYLNEYPEGQYTDSALAKVEQLKNKRTFLHSFDVQFITIPSGDFMMGVKNISSYEVPVHKVKVATFKLMATEVTFALWQACYQDKVCLHQPKGFINSKNKPVVNISWNEITKQFIPWFNKKTGQKYRLPSEAEWEYAARAGSYDKYTWGDRINCSQARFGYYSNQCEKQKYPDDVKTYPKNRFGLYDMHGNVKELVQDCWNDNFKNAPNDGSAWLTGRCSKAVLKDGSYKSKQSQLRLGVRYRHDKNARFDDDGFRLAQDL from the coding sequence TTGAGGTTTCTGTATGCAAAAATTATAGATATATTAACACATAAAGGTGAAATCTCCGGTGGTGACAAACAGGAGTTAAACACTTTAGCTCATGTTGCTGGGTTAGACGAAACGGCTTTAATGTGTTTTATTTCTGAGATTGAGCTCAGTATCAGAGAGCAACTAATACCGTTGAAAAATTGGTTAGCTAGCTTAGAAAAGCATATTTCAGTTATTGAAACAGATAATAAATTAAAAAAAGCATTAATTGAATCAGGCAAGGAAATTGGTTTAACAGAGCTGCAGATCACTGATTTTTTTAAAGATAAGCTGCAAGAATTGAAATCAAATCCTACAAAATTAAATGAAAAGAAAATAAGCAGGAACAACTCTGAAAACATTCAAAAATATTTAAAATCAATCATTCAAGTTTGCCAAGCCTATAAAAATAAAATAATTATATTAATAACCCTAATCGCTTTAACATTCACAGCGATAAGCTGGATTGAACATTTTCAATTAGAAGAAAATGCTTGGAAGAAAGCTAAAGAAACAAATGATATAGATAGTTATGAACGCTTTAGCCAATCTTTCTCTAATGGTGAGTATGATGAATTGGCGCAATCCAGAGCTGATGAAATTATTCATGATAAGTGGACTGCGGCTAAAGTTGAAAATTCAGAATTAGCTTATAAAAACTATATCGAAAAGAATCCTCAAAGCCCTTATCTAAAACAAGCAAGAGATAATTTAAATCAATTAATAACAGATAAAAAAAATAAATTTAATCAACAAGATGATGCCGCTTGGCAGAATGCCCAAAAAATTAATAATGAAGTCTCATATCAAAAGTACTTATCAAATTATATGAGTGGCAAGTATGCCAAACAGGCTGAAAATAACTTATCACATTTAGTTTTAATGCGTAAAAACAAAGCCATAGAGTTAGATAATCAAGCTTGGCTGTTAGCAAATAAAACCGATACAGAACAAAGCTATACAGCGTACTTAAATGAGTATCCTGAGGGACAATATACTGATAGTGCATTGGCGAAAGTGGAACAATTAAAAAATAAACGTACATTTTTACACTCTTTTGATGTGCAATTTATAACGATCCCTTCAGGTGACTTTATGATGGGTGTAAAAAATATTTCTAGTTATGAAGTACCTGTGCATAAGGTAAAAGTCGCGACTTTTAAGCTTATGGCTACAGAAGTCACATTTGCATTATGGCAAGCATGTTATCAAGACAAAGTCTGTTTACATCAGCCTAAAGGTTTTATAAATAGTAAAAATAAACCTGTGGTTAATATCAGTTGGAATGAAATAACCAAACAGTTTATACCTTGGTTTAATAAAAAAACAGGGCAAAAATATCGTTTACCTAGCGAAGCTGAATGGGAGTATGCAGCAAGAGCGGGAAGTTATGATAAATACACATGGGGCGACCGTATCAATTGCTCACAAGCGCGATTTGGGTATTATTCAAATCAGTGTGAAAAACAAAAGTATCCTGACGATGTTAAAACATATCCTAAAAATAGGTTTGGTTTATATGATATGCACGGTAATGTGAAAGAACTCGTGCAAGACTGTTGGAATGATAATTTTAAGAATGCGCCCAATGATGGCTCTGCTTGGTTAACAGGGCGTTGTAGTAAGGCCGTATTAAAAGATGGCTCCTACAAAAGCAAACAAAGCCAATTACGTTTAGGTGTGAGGTATCGTCACGATAAAAATGCACGTTTTGATGATGATGGTTTTCGACTAGCGCAAGATTTATAA